A window of Campylobacter lari subsp. lari contains these coding sequences:
- the waaC gene encoding lipopolysaccharide heptosyltransferase I: MKIGLVKLSALGDIIHAVIVLQFIKKHYPKASIDWFVDARFAGLLQDHPMINEVYALPLKDRKFKEVFAMLFEARQNKYDVVIDLQGLIKSALVSKFLCANTFGFDQESIKEGFASNFYTHKFACNYEENIIVRNLSLVAYVLNEHFDHSDIELKQSCFSVDDELKESLEQRLSLSESAPNILIHVGSSMPNKIYPKERLILLCRMLLEYFTSAKIMLGWGNVNEFNFAKDIVLNLKHLKIELAPKLSLSELCALTKTSDLIIGNDSGPTHLAFALNKPSITIFGATPSQRNTYETNINKTINAGKKILHSKHIDKSDFCIQNIDEKDIFKLACELLEK, from the coding sequence ATGAAAATAGGTTTGGTTAAGTTATCCGCACTTGGAGATATCATCCATGCGGTGATTGTTTTGCAATTTATTAAAAAGCATTATCCTAAGGCGAGTATTGATTGGTTTGTAGATGCAAGATTTGCAGGATTATTGCAAGATCATCCAATGATTAATGAAGTATATGCCCTGCCTTTAAAAGATAGAAAATTCAAAGAAGTTTTTGCTATGCTTTTTGAAGCTAGGCAAAATAAATATGATGTTGTGATTGACTTGCAAGGTTTGATTAAATCTGCTTTAGTGAGTAAATTTTTATGTGCTAATACTTTTGGTTTTGATCAAGAAAGTATCAAAGAGGGTTTTGCGAGCAATTTTTATACGCATAAATTTGCGTGTAATTATGAAGAAAATATTATCGTGCGTAATCTTTCTTTGGTGGCTTATGTGTTAAATGAGCATTTTGATCATAGTGATATAGAGTTAAAACAAAGTTGTTTTAGTGTAGATGATGAGTTAAAAGAAAGCTTAGAACAAAGACTTTCTTTAAGTGAAAGTGCGCCAAATATACTCATACATGTAGGCTCATCTATGCCTAATAAAATTTACCCAAAAGAGCGTTTGATACTACTTTGTAGAATGCTTTTGGAGTATTTTACTAGTGCAAAAATCATGCTTGGTTGGGGCAATGTTAATGAGTTTAATTTTGCTAAAGATATAGTTTTAAATTTAAAACATTTAAAAATAGAACTTGCGCCAAAATTAAGCTTAAGTGAGCTTTGTGCTTTAACTAAGACAAGTGATTTAATTATCGGAAATGATAGCGGGCCTACTCATTTAGCCTTTGCATTAAACAAGCCTTCTATAACGATTTTTGGTGCTACTCCTAGCCAAAGAAATACTTATGAAACAAATATCAACAAAACAATCAATGCAGGTAAAAAAATACTGCATTCAAAACATATAGATAAAAGTGATTTTTGCATACAAAATATCGATGAAAAAGATATTTTTAAACTAGCTTGTGAGCTTTTAGAAAAATGA
- a CDS encoding 3'-5' exonuclease, whose protein sequence is MQEYICVFDCESIPDVELIKHLYDFNGDDLSISKQALERQKEESGSEFLPLPFHKVVSICAVIADKFGNFIKVNKIKGENEKQMLEEFFNFIDKHQPRLVSFNGKSYDMPLLVIRALKYNINASAYLDASDKWNNYKSKYAENKHCDLLESLGSFGQKGLKLDTLCVMAGLPGKYDVHGNEVLELFYQNKLEKIHEYCESDVLNTYMLFLKYELIKANLTQEDYLNILENFKEELLQKHGDKSYQKPFLEAIEKEKSKF, encoded by the coding sequence ATGCAAGAATATATTTGCGTTTTTGATTGTGAGAGCATTCCTGATGTAGAATTGATAAAACATCTTTATGATTTTAATGGCGATGATTTAAGCATTAGCAAGCAAGCTTTAGAAAGACAAAAAGAAGAAAGCGGAAGTGAATTTTTACCCTTGCCTTTTCATAAAGTTGTAAGTATTTGTGCAGTGATTGCAGATAAATTTGGAAATTTCATCAAAGTCAATAAAATCAAAGGCGAAAATGAAAAACAAATGTTAGAAGAATTTTTTAACTTCATAGATAAACACCAACCCCGCCTTGTAAGTTTTAATGGCAAAAGCTATGACATGCCTTTGCTTGTTATAAGAGCATTAAAATACAATATCAACGCAAGTGCTTATTTAGATGCAAGCGATAAATGGAATAACTACAAAAGCAAATATGCAGAAAATAAACATTGTGATTTATTAGAATCTTTAGGAAGTTTTGGTCAAAAAGGCTTAAAACTTGACACACTTTGTGTTATGGCAGGACTTCCTGGAAAATATGATGTGCATGGAAATGAAGTATTAGAACTTTTTTATCAAAACAAGCTAGAAAAAATTCACGAATACTGCGAAAGTGATGTGTTAAACACCTATATGCTATTTTTAAAATACGAACTCATCAAAGCTAATTTAACCCAAGAAGATTATCTTAATATTTTAGAAAATTTCAAAGAAGAGCTTTTGCAAAAACATGGTGATAAAAGCTATCAAAAGCCATTTTTAGAGGCCATAGAAAAAGAAAAGAGTAAGTTTTAA
- the galE gene encoding UDP-glucose 4-epimerase GalE, protein MKILITGGAGYIGSHTLKQFLETNHEICVLDNLSKGSKKSLDELSKIRPFKFFEQDLSDYAGIKKLFKEEKFDAIVHFAASIEVPESMENPLKYYMNNTANTSNLIQTCLETGVKKFIFSSTAATYGEPQTPIVDEQSPLAPINPYGQSKLMSEKVLQDANMANPEFKYCILRYFNVAGACMSYPIGQRYPKATLLIKVAAEVATGKREKLYIFGDDYNTKDGTCIRDFIHVDDISSAHLAALEYLENNESNIFNVGYGHGFSVKEVIETMKKVSGVDFTVELAPKRAGDPSVLISNADKIKTLTNWKPKYDDLELICKSAYEWEKQC, encoded by the coding sequence ATGAAAATTTTAATCACCGGTGGCGCAGGATACATAGGCTCTCATACTTTAAAACAATTTTTAGAAACAAATCATGAAATTTGTGTATTAGATAATCTTTCAAAAGGTAGCAAAAAAAGTTTAGATGAACTTTCTAAAATCAGACCTTTTAAGTTTTTTGAGCAAGATTTAAGCGATTATGCTGGGATTAAAAAACTTTTCAAAGAAGAAAAATTTGATGCAATTGTGCATTTTGCAGCTAGCATTGAAGTTCCTGAAAGTATGGAAAATCCTTTAAAATACTATATGAACAATACCGCAAACACAAGTAATCTAATCCAAACTTGTTTAGAAACAGGTGTGAAAAAATTCATTTTTTCTTCAACCGCAGCGACTTATGGAGAACCACAAACTCCTATCGTAGATGAACAAAGTCCATTAGCACCGATTAATCCTTATGGACAAAGCAAGCTTATGAGTGAAAAAGTCCTACAAGATGCTAATATGGCAAATCCTGAATTTAAATACTGCATTTTAAGATACTTCAATGTAGCAGGTGCTTGCATGAGTTATCCTATAGGTCAACGCTATCCAAAAGCTACTTTACTTATCAAGGTTGCTGCTGAAGTAGCCACAGGAAAAAGAGAAAAGCTTTATATTTTTGGCGATGATTATAATACTAAAGATGGCACTTGTATTAGAGATTTTATCCATGTTGATGATATTTCAAGTGCGCATTTAGCTGCTTTAGAATACTTAGAAAACAATGAAAGCAATATTTTCAATGTAGGCTATGGACATGGCTTTAGCGTAAAAGAAGTTATTGAAACCATGAAAAAAGTAAGCGGGGTGGATTTCACAGTAGAACTTGCACCAAAAAGAGCTGGGGATCCTTCTGTGCTTATTTCAAATGCTGATAAAATCAAAACTCTAACTAATTGGAAACCAAAATATGATGATTTAGAATTAATCTGCAAAAGTGCTTATGAGTGGGAAAAACAGTGTTAA
- the pglK gene encoding BC-type lipopolysaccharide transporter PglK has protein sequence MLKKLFFILNAHDKKFLFALLVFSIFIGFIESFAISLIMPFVSVASNFELLEKSSYFQPIYEYLNLPSYKIIAYFGCILIAFYIFRAFLNAFYFHLLARFSKGRYHSLACRIFDKYLHLEYENFTNKNQSELLKTITQEVFHLSTLISAFLLMLSESFVVFLLYTLLLIINYKITLALSAFLLLNAFILIKILSPLVKKASIAREEAMKNYFEILNANLNNLKIIKLKTKEQSTQKLYEIQSGLFAKANISNESMSSIPRIYLEGIGFCMLCFIVVYLVLRYESDISSILATITIFVVALYRLMPSANRIITSYNEITYYKNSLDIIYNMLNEKEEKLGDENIEFKEKIVLKNLFFAYKGKKNLFKNLSFELKKNEKIAFIGKSGSGKSTLVDLIIGLLKPSDGAIFVDGIKLDKSNIKSFRSKIGYIPQQIYLFNDSIAKNISFGEEVDEALLHKVIKQANLESFVNSLEDGVHTKVGDSGSFLSGGQRQRIAIARALYQQPEILVLDEATSALDQESEAKIMEEIYKISKDKTLIIIAHRLSTIQGCDRVFEVKHGHLKEQV, from the coding sequence GTGTTAAAAAAACTTTTTTTTATACTCAATGCTCATGATAAGAAATTTTTATTTGCTTTGCTAGTTTTTTCTATTTTCATAGGATTTATAGAAAGCTTTGCTATTTCTTTAATCATGCCTTTTGTATCGGTAGCGAGTAATTTTGAGCTTTTAGAAAAAAGCTCCTATTTTCAACCTATATATGAGTATTTAAATTTACCAAGTTATAAGATTATTGCTTATTTTGGCTGTATATTAATCGCCTTTTATATTTTTAGAGCCTTTTTAAATGCCTTTTATTTTCATTTGCTTGCGCGTTTTTCTAAAGGGCGCTATCACAGCCTTGCTTGTCGTATTTTTGATAAATACTTACATCTTGAATATGAAAATTTTACTAATAAAAATCAATCAGAACTTTTAAAAACTATCACGCAAGAAGTATTTCACTTAAGTACTTTAATTAGTGCGTTTTTACTTATGCTAAGTGAAAGCTTTGTGGTGTTTTTGCTTTATACTTTATTGCTAATTATCAACTATAAAATCACCCTAGCTTTAAGTGCTTTTTTACTTTTAAATGCTTTTATTTTGATCAAAATTCTCTCACCCTTGGTAAAAAAAGCTTCCATAGCTAGAGAAGAGGCGATGAAAAATTATTTTGAAATTTTAAATGCAAATTTAAACAATCTTAAAATCATCAAACTCAAAACCAAAGAACAAAGTACACAAAAACTTTATGAAATCCAAAGTGGGCTTTTTGCCAAAGCAAACATTAGTAATGAAAGCATGTCAAGCATTCCTAGAATTTACCTTGAAGGTATAGGTTTTTGTATGCTTTGTTTTATTGTAGTGTATTTAGTTTTAAGATATGAAAGTGATATTTCATCTATCTTAGCAACTATTACTATTTTTGTGGTGGCTCTTTATAGGCTTATGCCAAGTGCTAATCGTATCATCACAAGTTATAATGAGATCACCTACTATAAAAATTCTTTAGATATTATTTATAATATGCTTAATGAAAAAGAAGAAAAACTAGGCGATGAAAACATTGAATTTAAAGAAAAAATCGTTTTGAAAAATCTTTTCTTTGCTTATAAGGGTAAGAAAAACTTATTTAAAAATTTAAGTTTTGAACTTAAGAAAAATGAAAAAATCGCTTTTATAGGTAAAAGTGGAAGTGGTAAAAGTACTTTAGTTGATCTTATCATAGGGCTTTTAAAACCAAGTGATGGAGCTATTTTTGTAGATGGAATTAAGCTTGATAAGAGCAATATAAAAAGTTTTAGAAGTAAAATTGGCTATATACCTCAACAAATTTATCTTTTTAATGATTCTATTGCTAAAAATATTAGCTTTGGAGAAGAAGTAGATGAAGCGCTTTTACATAAGGTAATCAAGCAGGCTAATCTTGAAAGCTTTGTAAATTCACTTGAAGATGGAGTGCATACTAAAGTGGGTGATTCAGGTTCGTTTTTAAGTGGAGGCCAAAGACAAAGAATAGCCATAGCAAGAGCGCTTTATCAACAACCTGAAATTTTAGTTTTAGATGAAGCAACTAGTGCTCTTGATCAAGAAAGTGAAGCAAAAATCATGGAAGAAATCTATAAAATTTCAAAAGATAAAACCCTCATCATCATAGCTCATAGACTCTCAACTATACAAGGTTGTGATAGAGTATTTGAAGTAAAACATGGGCATTTAAAGGAACAAGTATGA
- the pglH gene encoding GalNAc-alpha-(1->4)-GalNAc-alpha-(1->3)-diNAcBac-PP-undecaprenol alpha-1,4-N-acetyl-D-galactosaminyltransferase, translated as MKITFIIATLNSGGAERVLVTLANELCKNHEINIIKFHKEDSFYKLDPKIKLFTLEQFDFSTLYNKIASRIKKFKALKKALKDHESDVFISFLDTTNIACIWANKGSNTPLIISEHSSYTYLKSKIWKFLRRISFPHANALTVLSNDDKKYYENFVKKVVNMPNPCHFSLVKENLEKENNVIFVGRLDHNKNASMFLKAIARLDTNLQNQYNFFIAGDGELRQDLEQEAKNLNIKVNFLGKVENIQELYKKAKILCLCSFIEGLPTVLLESLYYQVARISTKYTSGHKDLIDDGKDGFLVDLDDEKALSEKLTLLMQDENLRKTLALNAQQRCKDYEVANVAQKWLDLIKEVRV; from the coding sequence ATGAAAATCACTTTCATCATAGCTACTTTAAATTCAGGTGGTGCTGAAAGGGTGCTAGTAACTTTAGCTAATGAACTTTGCAAAAATCATGAAATAAATATTATCAAATTTCATAAAGAAGACTCATTTTATAAGCTTGATCCAAAAATCAAACTTTTTACCTTAGAGCAATTTGACTTTTCCACTCTTTATAATAAAATAGCCTCACGCATTAAAAAATTCAAAGCTTTAAAAAAAGCACTCAAAGACCATGAAAGCGATGTTTTTATCTCATTTTTAGATACAACAAATATCGCTTGTATTTGGGCAAATAAAGGCTCAAATACACCTTTAATCATCAGCGAGCATAGCTCTTATACTTATTTAAAATCTAAAATTTGGAAATTTTTACGCCGTATAAGTTTTCCTCATGCAAATGCTCTAACCGTGCTTAGCAATGATGATAAAAAATATTATGAAAACTTTGTTAAAAAAGTTGTCAATATGCCAAATCCTTGTCATTTTAGCCTCGTTAAAGAAAATTTAGAAAAAGAAAACAATGTCATTTTTGTAGGAAGACTTGATCACAATAAAAATGCTTCCATGTTTTTAAAAGCCATCGCAAGATTAGATACAAATTTACAAAATCAATATAATTTTTTCATAGCAGGCGATGGAGAATTAAGACAAGATTTAGAACAAGAAGCTAAGAATTTAAATATCAAGGTTAATTTTTTAGGTAAAGTCGAAAATATACAAGAACTTTATAAAAAAGCAAAAATACTTTGTCTTTGCTCTTTCATAGAAGGCTTGCCAACGGTTTTGCTTGAAAGTTTATATTATCAAGTAGCGCGCATTAGCACTAAATACACAAGCGGTCATAAAGATTTAATTGATGATGGAAAAGATGGCTTTTTAGTGGATTTAGATGATGAAAAGGCTTTAAGCGAAAAACTCACCCTTTTAATGCAAGATGAAAATTTAAGAAAAACACTAGCACTTAATGCACAGCAACGATGTAAAGATTATGAAGTGGCCAATGTAGCACAAAAATGGCTTGATTTGATCAAAGAAGTAAGGGTTTAA
- the pglJ gene encoding N-acetylgalactosamine-N,N'-diacetylbacillosaminyl-diphospho-undecaprenol 4-alpha-N-acetylgalactosaminyltransferase, with protein sequence MKKLAIFIYSLGSGGAERVVSTLLPMLNLKYEVHLILMNDKISYDIPEVNIHYLEKSSPSESNLAKFLKLPLLALKYKKLCENLGINLQFVLLNRPNYIALMAKILGLKSTLIINECTTPSVIYKHNNLNSFINKFLIKNLYNKADLILANSIGNKEDLIQNFNIEANKCDILYNAIDLESISEKSKEEISFKDPFILSVGRLDHGKNHIMLIKAYAKVKTDLKLVILGEGILKNELLNLIEELNLKNKVFLLGFDNNPYKYMSKCDFFAFASSFEGFSNVLIECLACKTAVLCTDHKSGARELFLDDEFGLLVKVDDEKAMQEGLEKMCNDESLKATYRQKAFLRAKEFDKISIAKQLFEFFNKA encoded by the coding sequence ATGAAAAAACTAGCAATTTTTATTTATTCTTTAGGCAGTGGTGGCGCTGAAAGGGTTGTTTCTACTTTACTTCCTATGCTAAATTTAAAATATGAAGTGCATTTGATTTTAATGAATGATAAAATATCATATGATATTCCTGAAGTGAATATCCACTATCTTGAAAAATCAAGCCCAAGTGAGAGCAATTTAGCTAAATTTTTAAAATTACCTTTGCTTGCTTTAAAATACAAAAAACTATGTGAAAATTTAGGCATTAATTTGCAATTTGTATTATTAAATAGACCTAATTATATAGCTTTAATGGCTAAAATACTTGGCTTAAAATCTACTTTGATTATCAATGAATGTACAACACCAAGTGTTATTTATAAGCATAATAATTTAAATTCTTTCATCAATAAATTTTTGATTAAAAACTTATACAATAAAGCAGATTTAATCTTAGCAAATTCTATAGGAAACAAAGAAGATTTAATACAAAATTTCAACATAGAAGCCAATAAATGCGATATCTTATATAATGCCATAGATTTAGAAAGTATTAGTGAAAAATCTAAAGAAGAAATATCTTTTAAAGATCCTTTTATACTAAGTGTTGGTAGGCTTGATCATGGGAAAAATCATATCATGCTTATAAAAGCTTATGCAAAAGTTAAAACTGATTTAAAATTAGTCATTTTAGGAGAAGGTATTTTAAAAAATGAGCTTTTAAATTTGATTGAAGAATTAAATTTAAAAAATAAAGTTTTCTTACTTGGATTTGATAATAATCCTTACAAATACATGAGCAAATGTGATTTTTTTGCTTTTGCTTCGAGTTTTGAAGGCTTTTCAAATGTTTTAATTGAATGCTTAGCTTGTAAAACAGCTGTGCTTTGCACTGATCATAAAAGTGGTGCAAGGGAATTATTTTTAGATGATGAGTTTGGACTTTTAGTAAAAGTAGATGATGAAAAAGCCATGCAAGAAGGCTTAGAAAAAATGTGCAATGATGAGTCTTTAAAAGCTACATATAGACAAAAGGCTTTTTTGCGCGCAAAAGAATTTGATAAAATTAGCATAGCAAAGCAATTATTTGAATTTTTCAACAAGGCATAA
- the pglB gene encoding undecaprenyl-diphosphooligosaccharide--protein glycotransferase has translation MKLQQNFTDNNSIKYTCILILIAFAFSILCRLYWVAWASEFYEFFFNDQLMITTNDGYAFAEGARDMIAGFHQPNDLSYFGSSLSTLTYWLYSILPFSFESIIVYMSTFFASLIVVPIILIAREYKFTTYGFIAALLGSIANSYYNRTMSGYYDTDMLVLVLPMLILLTFIRLTINKDIFTLLLSPVFIMIYLWWYPSSYSLNFAMIGLFGLYTLIFHRKEKIFYLAIALMIIALSMLAWQYKLALIVLLFAIFAFKEEKINFYMIWALIFISISILHLSGGLDPVLYQLKFYVFKASDVQNLKDAAFIYFNVNETIMEVNTIDPEVFMQRISSSVLVFILSFMGFILLCKDHKSMLLALPMLALGFMALRAGLRFTIYAVPVMALGFGYFVYTFFNFLEKKQIKLSLRNKNILLILITFFSISPALMHIYYYKSSTVFTSYEASILNDLKNKTQREDYVVAWWDYGYPIRYYSDVKTLIDGGKHLGKDNFFSSFVLSKEQIPAANMARLSVEYTEKSFKENYPDVLKAMVKDYNKTSAKDFLESLNDKDFKFDTNKTRDVYIYMPYRMLRIMPVVAQFANTNPDNGEQEKSLFFSQANAIAQDKTTGSVMLDNGVEIINDFRALKVEGASIPLKAFVDIESITNGKFYYNEIDSKAQIYLLFLREYKSFVILDESLYNSSYIQMFLLNQYDQDLFEQITNDTRAKIYRLKR, from the coding sequence ATGAAACTACAACAAAATTTCACGGATAATAATTCTATAAAATATACCTGTATTTTAATCCTTATAGCCTTTGCTTTTAGTATTTTATGTAGGTTATACTGGGTAGCTTGGGCAAGTGAGTTTTATGAGTTTTTCTTTAATGATCAACTTATGATTACTACTAATGATGGCTATGCTTTTGCAGAAGGTGCAAGGGATATGATAGCAGGTTTTCATCAGCCTAATGACTTATCTTATTTTGGAAGCTCACTTTCTACTTTGACTTATTGGCTTTATAGTATTTTACCTTTTAGCTTTGAAAGTATTATAGTTTATATGAGTACTTTTTTTGCTTCTTTGATTGTTGTGCCTATTATATTAATCGCTAGAGAATATAAATTCACTACCTATGGCTTTATAGCAGCCTTACTTGGAAGCATTGCAAATAGTTATTATAACCGTACTATGAGTGGGTATTATGATACAGATATGCTAGTGTTAGTTTTACCAATGCTTATTTTACTTACTTTTATACGCTTAACTATTAATAAAGACATTTTCACCCTACTTTTAAGTCCGGTTTTTATCATGATTTATTTGTGGTGGTATCCATCAAGTTATTCTTTAAATTTTGCTATGATAGGACTTTTTGGTCTTTATACTTTAATATTTCATAGAAAAGAAAAGATTTTTTATCTAGCTATTGCTTTAATGATCATAGCTTTAAGTATGCTAGCATGGCAATATAAACTTGCTTTGATTGTATTATTATTTGCTATTTTTGCTTTTAAAGAAGAAAAAATTAATTTTTATATGATTTGGGCTTTGATTTTTATTAGCATTTCGATTTTACATTTAAGTGGTGGCTTAGATCCTGTTTTATATCAACTTAAATTTTATGTTTTCAAAGCTTCTGATGTACAAAATTTAAAAGATGCTGCCTTTATATATTTTAATGTCAATGAAACCATTATGGAAGTAAATACTATCGATCCTGAAGTATTTATGCAAAGAATTAGCTCTAGTGTTTTAGTATTTATCCTTTCTTTTATGGGTTTTATCTTACTTTGTAAAGATCACAAAAGCATGCTTTTAGCTCTACCTATGCTTGCGCTAGGGTTTATGGCTTTAAGAGCTGGACTTAGATTTACTATTTATGCAGTTCCTGTGATGGCTTTGGGTTTTGGATATTTTGTATATACTTTTTTTAATTTTTTAGAAAAAAAACAAATCAAACTTAGTCTAAGAAATAAAAATATCTTACTCATACTCATTACATTTTTTAGTATAAGTCCTGCCCTAATGCATATTTATTATTATAAATCATCAACCGTTTTTACTTCTTATGAAGCTAGTATTTTAAATGATTTAAAAAATAAAACTCAAAGAGAAGATTATGTCGTTGCTTGGTGGGATTATGGTTATCCAATACGCTATTATAGCGATGTAAAAACCTTAATCGATGGTGGAAAACACCTAGGAAAAGATAATTTTTTCTCATCTTTTGTCTTAAGCAAAGAACAAATTCCAGCAGCCAATATGGCAAGACTTAGCGTAGAATACACTGAAAAATCTTTCAAAGAAAACTATCCTGATGTTTTAAAAGCTATGGTTAAAGATTATAATAAAACAAGTGCTAAAGATTTTTTAGAAAGTTTAAATGATAAAGATTTTAAATTTGATACCAATAAAACTAGAGATGTATACATTTATATGCCTTATAGAATGTTGCGTATCATGCCTGTGGTGGCACAATTTGCAAATACAAATCCTGATAATGGAGAGCAAGAAAAAAGTTTATTTTTCTCCCAAGCTAATGCCATAGCTCAAGATAAAACCACAGGTTCTGTTATGCTTGATAATGGAGTAGAAATTATTAATGATTTTAGAGCCTTAAAAGTAGAAGGTGCAAGCATACCTTTAAAAGCTTTTGTGGATATAGAATCCATTACTAATGGCAAATTTTATTACAATGAAATTGATTCAAAAGCTCAAATTTATTTGCTCTTTTTAAGAGAATATAAAAGCTTTGTGATTTTAGATGAAAGTCTTTATAATAGTTCTTATATACAAATGTTTTTGTTAAATCAATACGATCAAGATTTATTTGAACAAATTACTAATGATACAAGAGCAAAAATTTATAGGCTAAAAAGATGA
- the pglA gene encoding N,N'-diacetylbacillosaminyl-diphospho-undecaprenol alpha-1,3-N-acetylgalactosaminyltransferase, which translates to MKIGILTHSAMSVYYFRLALIRALEKNNHEVIIITPKDDFAIKLQELGYKVCFYDLARSSVSPLVVFKNLLSLKNTLKSLNLDLLQASAHKSNTTGIIAAKMAGIKYTFGLVEGLGSFYIDDDFKSKLVRMSINLLYKISFKLANGFIFVNESNALFMKNLGLKEEKIKIIKSVGVNLKQFLPLKISTEVRQAFLNEFNMPNKPIILMVSRALWHKGIKEFYEAALILKDKANFVLVGGADDNKSCASLEYLNSGDVFYLGARKDIARLLNLCDIFVLPSYKEGYPRTILEAQACKKACVVSDAEGCIEAVDNAIDGLICKSKDSKDLAEKIAILLEDEKFKNTLAQNAFLRAQNYDEDIIALKYLDFYRGFVNV; encoded by the coding sequence ATGAAAATAGGAATTTTAACCCATAGTGCAATGAGTGTGTATTATTTTCGTCTTGCACTCATTAGGGCTTTAGAAAAAAATAATCATGAAGTTATTATCATCACTCCAAAAGATGATTTTGCCATTAAACTACAAGAGTTAGGATATAAGGTTTGCTTTTATGATTTAGCCAGATCAAGCGTTAGCCCTTTAGTCGTTTTTAAAAATCTTCTTAGTTTAAAAAATACGCTCAAAAGTTTAAATTTAGACCTTTTACAAGCTAGCGCACATAAGAGTAATACAACAGGCATCATAGCAGCTAAAATGGCGGGCATTAAATATACTTTTGGTTTGGTTGAGGGTTTGGGAAGTTTTTATATAGATGATGATTTTAAAAGTAAATTAGTAAGAATGAGTATAAATTTACTTTATAAAATCTCTTTTAAACTTGCTAATGGCTTTATTTTTGTCAACGAAAGCAATGCTTTATTTATGAAAAATTTAGGCTTAAAAGAAGAAAAAATCAAAATCATTAAATCAGTTGGAGTAAATTTAAAACAATTTTTACCTTTAAAAATTAGCACAGAGGTAAGACAAGCTTTTTTAAATGAGTTTAATATGCCTAACAAACCCATAATTTTAATGGTATCAAGAGCCTTATGGCATAAAGGTATTAAAGAATTTTACGAAGCTGCTTTAATCTTAAAAGATAAGGCCAATTTTGTTTTAGTTGGTGGAGCTGATGATAATAAATCATGTGCTTCACTTGAGTATTTAAATTCAGGTGATGTTTTTTATTTGGGCGCTAGAAAAGATATAGCAAGATTGTTAAATTTATGCGATATTTTTGTCTTGCCAAGCTATAAAGAAGGCTATCCAAGAACGATTTTAGAAGCACAAGCTTGTAAAAAAGCTTGTGTGGTAAGTGATGCTGAGGGTTGCATTGAAGCAGTGGATAATGCCATAGATGGTTTAATTTGTAAAAGCAAAGATAGTAAGGATTTAGCCGAAAAAATTGCTATTTTATTAGAAGATGAAAAATTTAAAAACACTTTAGCACAAAATGCTTTTCTTAGGGCGCAAAATTATGATGAGGATATCATAGCTTTGAAATATCTTGACTTTTATAGGGGTTTTGTGAATGTATAA
- the pglC gene encoding undecaprenyl phosphate N,N'-diacetylbacillosamine 1-phosphate transferase, producing MYKNGLKRVFDFFLALILLIIFLPFIVFIGIVLKIVQGSVLFKQARPGLNEKIFYIYKFKTMSDEKDENGELLPDELRLKPFGKLIRSLSLDELPQLFNVLKGDMSFIGPRPLLVEYLPLYSQEQKKRHEVRPGITGWAQINGRNAISWEQKFKYDVEYVQNCSFSFDLKIFFMTIIKVLKRSGVNKEGVATTDKFNGHN from the coding sequence ATGTATAAAAACGGTTTAAAGCGTGTTTTTGACTTTTTTTTGGCTTTGATTTTATTGATTATTTTTTTACCATTTATAGTGTTTATTGGCATTGTTTTAAAAATTGTTCAAGGAAGTGTGCTTTTTAAACAAGCAAGGCCAGGATTAAATGAAAAAATTTTTTATATTTATAAATTTAAAACTATGAGCGATGAAAAAGATGAAAATGGGGAATTGCTTCCTGATGAATTACGCTTAAAGCCTTTTGGTAAATTAATTAGAAGTTTAAGTTTAGATGAATTGCCGCAACTTTTTAATGTATTAAAAGGCGATATGAGTTTTATAGGCCCAAGGCCTTTGCTTGTAGAGTATTTACCCTTATATAGCCAAGAGCAAAAAAAACGCCACGAAGTAAGACCGGGCATTACAGGATGGGCACAAATTAATGGACGCAATGCTATTTCTTGGGAGCAAAAATTTAAATATGATGTAGAATATGTGCAAAATTGCTCATTTTCATTTGATCTTAAAATCTTTTTTATGACGATTATTAAAGTTTTAAAAAGAAGCGGGGTTAATAAAGAAGGTGTTGCAACAACGGATAAATTCAATGGACACAACTAA